Proteins from a genomic interval of Rosa chinensis cultivar Old Blush chromosome 2, RchiOBHm-V2, whole genome shotgun sequence:
- the LOC112185567 gene encoding uncharacterized protein LOC112185567 isoform X3, whose protein sequence is MAAKDFAEFQWKKFLRSLLEAESELSGSINLISYFKTIKQKLIETETIPFSEIAAGMALNMVSWERNTYILVYRYLLELNYALAECRIFAKEFKELNKKILPLNPSTVYFILKMKKRLTALSSKFDILVRSSPSTSVSVLREKKERNAVECVGFTEKDIVVIKKNSEETVVFSDVRFGRQYSGSLTLRDFHLLSDGATGNGFTSIGIVGMAGVGKSTFLLKEILEWNDIRSEFSPIIQLCLSDIMQENNVVGGTSANGVSMSIVKLILQKLGEEETGISGLGLTSLLERLYSLLSGKKYLIALDDVFNAMEFYSDLGNDRGKFGNRLSHGLPKDSGGVVIVISSKPEVALDMVGLRQNSVHKRLTTLKRKSGVRSTTSVERQDHQTPIDNSPTSISTPKEKTNVVEECLPLTEKAKKISPENVLLIPNVGRSRNQRDFRDSSLLVGDPAGIGFTAIGIVGMAGVGKSTFVHKVLKTVWFEFDPIVWLCLSDIIKAKNQVPDATAATDQEISISIVTCILEMLGVSIDKNLSLAELLERLYHVLLGKRYLIVLDDVWDIMEFYSDLCFKLPEGEKIQDHLSHGLPKDSGGTVIVTTRLTEVARDMVGFGQNKLFLVLPLEREECFSNFNSFLHHEKYRCGEGTRFGKSNMETVKKVHDEILHQVCGLPSIAKTLADLIIANQIGQNDYNRSALKKMLIPHEIRIQCSWVTVATKDKKAKWIQDKTEVPKCPIFVFIDLRSDQVGDLAEDLRYLLNREQVIAVLHESFHNKYKLSTVNPDRALTEVYGALATLKGVGHNFTDEIQKKMTIIIVGEDVFINWFLGVFCDLNLPDSPSIVPIALGIKSNIPFSFGWEFDAMKPVNKILETVLNHTKQIKADSWRILINLKAIPTDNQELPYCLHLCTPVDEPDRENVDNRPLIRGEFWNYFSIGVDDPRLYGASRFRHTSRTLNRLLAKVEVLKHHGDQWEMLSIPSSIRSIVCLNLPSFVGGLTPWTTANLKKDHRMMDVLKLLVPEMIYFLRRKGGFALIRYEKFDSSLLRSQLRL, encoded by the exons ATGGCTGCCAAGGATTTTGCTGAATTCCAGTGGAAGAAGTTCTTGAGATCTCTGTTAGAGGCAGAGTCTGAATTATCAGGTTCCATAAATCTCATTTCTTACTTCAAAACAATCAAACAGAAGTTAATAGAAACAGAGACGATTCCTTTTTCCGAGATAGCTGCAGGGATGGCATTGAATATGGTGTCATGGGAAAGGAATACTTACATTCTGGTTTACCGTTATCTCTTGGAGCTCAACTACGCATTGGCAGAGTGCCGAATCTTTGCAAAGGAGTTCAAGGAGCTTAACAAGAAGATCTTGCCCTTGAATCCTTCCACAGTTTATTTCATCCTAAAGATGAAGAAGCGGCTGACGGCACTGAGCAGtaagtttgacattttggtgcGTAGCAGCCCATCAACGTCTGTTTCTGTCCTGAGggagaaaaaagagaggaacGCAGTCGAATGTGTGGGATTTACAGAGAAAGATATAGTGGTGATAAAGAAGAACTCAGAAGAAACTGTGGTGTTTTCTGATGTACGATTTGGGAGacagtatagtggttcactgaCGCTTAGGGACTTCCACTTGCTCAGTGACGGTGCAACCGGAAATGGGTTCACGTCCATTGGGATAGTCGGCATGGCTGGTGTGGGTAAGTCCACTTTCTTATTAAAAGAAATTTTGGAGTGGAATGACATACGCTCTGAGTTTTCTCCTATCATTCAGTTATGTTTGTCTGATATAATGCAAGAAAACAATGTAGTAGGCGGTACTAGTGCCAATGGGGTCAGCATGAGCATTGTGAAACTCATTCTTCAAAAGTTGGGGGAGGAGGAAACTGGTATTTCTGGCCTAGGACTCACTTCGCTCTTGGAAAGGCTCTACAGTCTTTTATCAGGTAAAAAGTATTTGATTGCGTTGGATGATGTGTTTAATGCTATGGAATTCTATTCGGATTTGGGTAATGACCGTGGGAAATTCGGGAATCGGTTATCGCATGGATTGCCTAAGGATAGTGGTGGTGTAGTCATTGTCATTAGTAGTAAACCAGAAGTAGCTCTCGATATGGTGGGGCTTCGCCAAAATTCTGTGCATAAGCGGCTGACCACACTCAAAAGGAAGTCTGGAGTACGGTCGACAACTTCAGTGGAACGGCAAGACCATCAAACACCAATAGATAACAGCCCCACATCGATTTCTACGCCGAAAGAGAAGACGAATGTTGTAGAAGAATGTTTGCCATTAACAGAGAAGGCAAAGAAAATTTCACCAGAAAATGTGCTACTAATTCCCAATGTAGGGAGGTCCAGGAACCAAAGGGATTTTAGGGACTCCAGCTTGCTTGTTGGTGATCCAGCCGGAATTGGATTTACGGCCATTGGGATAGTTGGCATGGCAGGTGTTGGTAAGTCCACTTTCGTGCACAAGGTCTTGAAAACTGTGTGGTTCGAATTTGATCCTATAGTTTGGTTATGCTTGTCGGATATAATCAAAGCTAAAAACCAAGTACCGGATGCTACTGCTGCCACTGATCAGGAGATCAGCATTAGCATTGTGACATGTATCCTTGAAATGTTGGGGGTCTCCATAGACAAGAACCTTAGCCTTGCCGAGCTCTTGGAAAGGCTCTACCATGTTTTATTAGGTAAAAGGTATTTGATTGTGCTTGATGATGTTTGGGACATTATGGAGTTCTACTCGGATTTATGTTTTAAACTCCCGGAAGGTGAAAAAATTCAGGATCACTTATCACACGGATTGCCTAAAGACTCTGGTGGTACGGTCATTGTCACTACTAGGTTGACGGAAGTAGCGCGAGATATGGTGGGCTTTGGCCAAAATAAGTTGTTCCTTGTTCTGCCATTGGAGAGAGAAGAGTGCTTTTCCAACTTTAACAGCTTTTTACACCATGAAAAATACAGGTGCGGTGAAGGAACACGCTTTGGTAAGTCCAACATGGAAACTGTGAAAAAGGTTCATGATGAGATTCTGCATCAAGTTTGTGGCCTACCATCAATTGCCAAGACTCTGGCAGACTTGATCATTGCAAATCAGATTGGTCAAAATGATTATAATAG GTCTGCCCTGAAGAAGATGTTGATACCTCATGAAATTCGTATTCAATGTTCATGGGTGACTGTTGCgacaaaagacaagaaagcgAAATGGATTCAGGATAAAACCGAAGTACCAAAATGTCCAATATttgtgtttattgatttaagaagtGACCAAGTAGGAGATCTTGCTGAAGACCTTCGCTACTTGCTTAATCGTGAGCAG GTCATTGCTGTTCTGCACGAGAGTTTCCATAACAAGTATAAATTATCGACAGTGAACCCAGATAGGGCGCTGACTGAGGTTTATGGTGCTCTAGCAACGCTTAAGGGTGTAGGACATAACTTTACTGACGAAATTCAAAAGAAGATGACAATTATA ATTGTTggtgaggatgtttttataaacTGGTTTCTGGGAGTTTTCTGTGATCTAAATTTGCCAGACTCACCCTCCATTGTTCCCATAGCACTCGGAATCAAGAGTAACATCCCATTCTCCTTTGGATGG GAGTTTGATGCTATGAAACCAGTGAACAAGATCTTGGAGACGGTTCTAAATCATACAAAACAGATCAAAGCTGACAG CTGGCGTATCCTCATCAACTTGAAAGCCATTCCTACAGATAATCAAGAATTACCATATTGTCTGCATTTATGTACTCCTGTTGATGAACCAGATAGGGAAAATGTG GACAATCGACCATTAATCCGTGGAGAATTTTGGAACTACTTCAGCATTG GTGTTGACGATCCAAGACTGTATGGAGCTTCGCGCTTTCGCCATACTTCAAG GACCTTGAACAGGTTACTTGCAAAAGTAGAGGTTTTAAAACATCATGGTGATCAGTGGGAAATGCTTAGCATTCCTAGTAG CATTAGGTCAATTGTTTGTCTCAACTTGCCTAGCTTTGTTGGTGGACTAACTCCTTGGACAACAGCAAATTTGAAGAAAGATCACAGA ATGATGGACGTCTTGAAATTATTGGTTCCCGAGATGATTTACTTTCTCCGAAGAAAAGGTGGATTCGCCTTGATCAG GTACGAGAAATTCGATTCAAGTTTATTGAGGAGTCAGCTGAGGTTGTAA